Proteins from a genomic interval of Caulobacter sp. SL161:
- a CDS encoding DUF350 domain-containing protein, whose product MPSQLQSPEVQAFATGFPITLLHASVTLVMLILGAALYALLTPHKEITLIREGNSAAALSLGGVFVGLAIPLAVSLRASTSVTEIVIWGAATIAVQLLVFRITDMLLKGLPERINEGEVAAAALLVGAKLGVALILAAAVGG is encoded by the coding sequence ATGCCGTCCCAGCTCCAGTCGCCCGAGGTCCAGGCCTTCGCCACCGGTTTTCCGATCACCCTGCTGCATGCGAGCGTGACCCTGGTCATGCTGATCCTGGGCGCGGCGCTCTACGCCCTGCTGACCCCGCACAAGGAAATCACCCTGATCCGCGAGGGCAACTCCGCCGCCGCTCTGTCGCTGGGCGGGGTGTTCGTGGGTCTGGCGATTCCGTTGGCCGTGTCCCTGCGGGCGTCGACGTCGGTCACCGAGATCGTCATCTGGGGCGCGGCCACCATCGCGGTGCAGCTGCTGGTCTTCCGCATCACCGACATGCTGCTCAAAGGGCTGCCCGAGCGCATCAACGAGGGCGAGGTCGCCGCCGCCGCCCTCCTAGTTGGGGCAAAGCTGGGCGTGGCGCTGATCCTGGCCGCAGCGGTGGGCGGCTGA
- a CDS encoding S1 family peptidase, whose amino-acid sequence MHFPKLPDWLVYAAAVSALVIVAVGRQERSDAPPPPPPVPGEEGLPLGPSSPFDPSIVVQVPDKPTPGSGTAFSVGDDGVWLTARHVVDGCKQAAIVVADGRGVAAKVHVDTRADAAVLTTEGGAPAVPMGLDEPLRRGARAYHPGFPQGHPGEAASRLLGRENLVVHGRGARTEPVLVWAEVGRTDTLKGTLSGLSGAPALDAAGRVIGVTVAEAPRRGRIYTTAPETLKAVLGSHRRPAASEFAPSEPITTENYGRVADGLRRDLRVAQVVCLAV is encoded by the coding sequence GTGCATTTCCCCAAGCTTCCCGACTGGCTGGTCTATGCTGCGGCGGTGAGCGCCCTGGTGATCGTCGCTGTCGGTCGTCAGGAGCGGTCGGACGCGCCGCCGCCGCCGCCGCCCGTGCCGGGCGAGGAAGGCTTGCCGCTGGGACCGTCCTCGCCCTTCGATCCCTCGATCGTGGTTCAGGTGCCTGACAAGCCCACGCCGGGCTCGGGCACGGCCTTTTCGGTCGGCGACGACGGCGTCTGGCTGACCGCCCGCCATGTGGTCGACGGCTGCAAGCAGGCCGCCATCGTCGTGGCTGACGGACGGGGCGTGGCCGCCAAGGTCCATGTCGACACCCGCGCCGACGCCGCCGTGCTGACTACCGAAGGCGGCGCGCCGGCCGTGCCGATGGGGCTGGACGAGCCGCTGCGCCGGGGCGCGCGCGCCTATCACCCCGGTTTCCCCCAGGGCCATCCCGGCGAGGCCGCCTCGCGACTGCTGGGACGCGAGAATCTGGTCGTCCACGGTCGGGGCGCACGCACCGAGCCCGTTCTGGTCTGGGCCGAGGTCGGGCGCACCGACACCTTGAAGGGCACGCTGTCGGGCCTTTCGGGCGCGCCCGCGCTCGACGCCGCAGGACGGGTCATCGGCGTCACCGTGGCCGAGGCCCCGCGCCGGGGCCGCATCTACACGACCGCACCTGAAACCCTGAAGGCCGTGCTCGGCTCGCACCGTCGCCCCGCCGCCTCGGAGTTCGCCCCCAGCGAGCCGATCACCACCGAGAACTACGGCCGCGTCGCCGACGGCCTGCGCCGCGACCTGCGGGTGGCCCAGGTGGTGTGCCTGGCGGTTTAG